A single Dehalococcoidales bacterium DNA region contains:
- a CDS encoding PAS domain S-box protein produces MRDSQKTRNQLLNELQEARRQLEVLAAAEVERKQAGDELSKSEEKFYKAFLSSPDMIIISSIATGKYLEVNESFAEITGYSREELIGHTVEDCNLFVNPEEQQRMIRILDEHGSFRNEEFVFRVRSGEIRHWLCSAQIISIDGDACMIAVAVDVTESKKMEQALRESEEKFSKAFSFSPVAIAITTLKEGKFVAVNETQSRFSGYKPAEFIGRTAQEMGLWGKPDDREKILRLLTERGRIYNEEIVFRSRSGSLLTTLFSAEVINISGEECMISSSLDVTDRKKMEQALRESEEKFSQAFNLSPIAVGLIDIDASRFVEVNDSFLRFTGYSREEVIGRTPEELELWVNPADSGLMDANLRKTGGLFNAEIKSRMKSGDIRTGLFSAQTITIGSQCRLILVITDITAEVTAKEALRESENRFSMAFHTSPVAIAITKLKDGIYVDVNENYIVSTGYSRKELIGHTTRSVNIWASLEDRARMMAIVQKQGRVQNAEFDFRIKSGEIRTWLISFEPITTGGEPCLIGVSVDITERKRAEQALRQSEEKFSKAFHAGPLAISVNKFADGCFVEVNESFTAIFGFTREEAIGKTSLELNIWLDRQDREHFVQILRQEGRIRNQEYVFRNKSGGTRNYLLSAEMIEYEGEICVLVVTNDITDYKRMRAQVLEAENLKEVDRLRSELLANVSHELRTPLASIKGFATMLLDYGNRLKSPEKRGYLETIDKNTDRLVELIEQLIEMSRMGAGMLSIRKTSVNVSQLCKSALSQARKESPGYSFVQDITPRLPRVNADVQRIRQVLDNVLDNAVKYSRPGVEITLSVRRSGEEMLFTVADCGIGIPKDDLPHIFERIFNAPRRQKSAVPGAGLGLPMCKALITAHGGRIWIESEEGVGTRCFFTLPLNAEATPDSAAWDLPD; encoded by the coding sequence ATGAGAGATTCGCAAAAAACCAGGAATCAGCTTCTTAATGAACTTCAGGAAGCCCGCCGTCAGCTTGAAGTGCTGGCCGCCGCGGAGGTGGAGCGCAAACAGGCGGGAGACGAGCTGAGCAAGTCCGAGGAAAAGTTTTACAAGGCTTTCCTCTCCAGCCCGGATATGATTATCATCTCCTCCATCGCCACAGGCAAATACCTGGAGGTGAATGAAAGCTTCGCGGAGATTACCGGCTACAGCCGTGAAGAGCTGATCGGCCATACCGTGGAAGACTGCAACCTCTTCGTCAATCCGGAAGAACAGCAGAGAATGATCCGCATTCTGGATGAACACGGCAGTTTTAGGAACGAAGAGTTTGTTTTCCGCGTCAGGTCCGGTGAAATCCGCCACTGGCTGTGCTCGGCGCAGATTATCAGCATTGACGGTGATGCCTGTATGATTGCCGTGGCCGTGGATGTCACGGAATCCAAGAAAATGGAGCAGGCCCTGCGGGAATCGGAAGAAAAGTTTTCCAAGGCGTTCAGCTTCAGCCCGGTGGCCATCGCCATCACCACCTTGAAGGAAGGCAAGTTTGTCGCCGTCAATGAGACGCAGTCCCGTTTCTCGGGCTACAAACCGGCGGAGTTTATCGGCCGTACGGCCCAGGAGATGGGACTCTGGGGAAAACCGGACGACCGTGAAAAAATACTGCGCCTGCTGACGGAAAGGGGGCGCATTTACAACGAAGAGATAGTTTTCCGCTCCCGGTCCGGCAGTCTGCTGACCACTTTGTTCTCCGCGGAGGTCATCAATATCAGCGGGGAAGAGTGCATGATTTCCTCGTCCCTGGACGTGACCGACCGTAAAAAAATGGAGCAGGCCCTGCGGGAATCTGAGGAAAAGTTTTCCCAGGCGTTTAACCTGAGCCCGATTGCGGTAGGCCTTATCGATATCGATGCCTCCAGGTTCGTCGAGGTCAATGACAGCTTTTTGCGCTTTACCGGCTATAGTCGGGAGGAGGTTATCGGGCGTACGCCGGAGGAACTGGAACTCTGGGTAAACCCGGCGGACTCCGGGCTGATGGATGCGAACCTGCGCAAGACCGGCGGTTTGTTCAACGCGGAAATCAAGTCCCGCATGAAATCCGGAGACATCCGCACCGGACTGTTCTCCGCTCAGACCATCACTATCGGCAGCCAGTGCCGGCTGATTCTGGTGATAACCGATATTACCGCGGAAGTTACGGCCAAAGAGGCGCTGCGGGAATCGGAGAACCGGTTTTCCATGGCGTTTCACACCAGCCCGGTGGCCATCGCCATCACCAAGCTTAAAGACGGCATCTACGTGGACGTAAATGAAAACTATATCGTTTCCACCGGCTATTCCCGGAAAGAGCTTATCGGGCATACCACACGCTCGGTCAATATCTGGGCGTCGCTGGAAGACCGCGCTAGAATGATGGCAATCGTGCAAAAACAGGGCCGGGTGCAAAACGCTGAATTTGATTTCCGTATCAAATCCGGGGAAATCCGCACCTGGCTGATATCTTTTGAACCTATCACCACCGGCGGGGAGCCCTGCCTTATCGGCGTCTCGGTTGATATTACCGAGCGCAAGCGCGCCGAGCAGGCGCTGCGGCAATCAGAAGAAAAATTCTCCAAGGCTTTCCATGCCGGTCCGCTGGCCATTTCGGTCAACAAATTCGCGGACGGATGCTTCGTGGAGGTCAATGAAAGCTTCACCGCTATTTTCGGCTTTACCCGGGAGGAGGCCATCGGCAAGACCTCCCTGGAACTGAATATCTGGCTGGACCGTCAGGACCGCGAGCACTTCGTGCAGATACTGCGCCAAGAGGGCCGCATCAGAAACCAGGAATACGTCTTCCGCAATAAGTCCGGCGGTACGCGCAACTACCTTCTTTCCGCCGAGATGATAGAATACGAAGGTGAAATCTGCGTGCTGGTGGTCACCAACGATATTACCGACTACAAGCGCATGAGGGCGCAGGTCCTGGAAGCGGAAAACCTGAAAGAGGTAGACCGTCTCCGCTCCGAGCTGCTGGCTAATGTTTCCCATGAGCTGCGCACGCCGCTGGCCAGCATCAAGGGCTTTGCCACCATGCTGCTGGACTACGGTAACCGCCTTAAGTCCCCGGAAAAAAGGGGGTACCTGGAGACTATCGATAAAAACACCGACCGCCTGGTCGAGCTAATCGAACAGTTAATAGAAATGTCCCGCATGGGCGCCGGCATGCTGTCTATCCGGAAAACTTCGGTTAATGTCTCCCAGTTGTGTAAAAGTGCCCTCAGCCAGGCCAGGAAAGAGTCGCCCGGCTATTCTTTCGTCCAGGACATCACTCCCCGCCTCCCTCGCGTTAACGCGGACGTCCAGCGTATCCGGCAGGTGCTGGACAATGTGCTGGATAACGCCGTCAAGTACTCCCGGCCCGGCGTGGAAATCACCCTGTCCGTCCGCAGGTCCGGGGAGGAAATGCTGTTCACCGTGGCCGACTGCGGTATCGGCATCCCCAAAGATGATTTGCCGCACATTTTCGAGAGGATATTCAACGCGCCGCGCCGGCAAAAATCCGCCGTGCCCGGCGCCGGACTGGGCCTGCCCATGTGCAAGGCTTTGATTACGGCGCACGGCGGCCGGATATGGATTGAGAGTGAAGAGGGCGTGGGAACGCGCTGTTTCTTTACCCTGCCCCTGAATGCGGAAGCCACGCCGGATAGCGCTGCCTGGGATTTACCGGACTAG